In Nostoc sp. UHCC 0926, a single genomic region encodes these proteins:
- a CDS encoding MBOAT family O-acyltransferase: MNFISIFYGLFLLSVLGIYWSLAQHKLRLWTLLIASLVFYASLHIQYIPLLLALTFINFRVGLEIGKNTSPGKHSLDWQISNEEWQFAQGDWNRRRLKLLWLGVTLNVLLLLAFKYFTPLFKFVFHVQTNSPDSSFKLIAPLGISFFTFECIAYLIDVYRGAPATEQFLKFATYKLFFAKLISGPITRYHNLANQFNTLDFPSADRVSEALWLIARGAVKKGILADHLGIFVDLCFGNLQRAGSTDLWLATFAYGLQLYLDFNGYVDIARGSALLFGLVLPENFDFPYFSTNIGEFWRRWHMTLGDWLRNYVYFPLGGSRRGLVRTCWNLFIVMLIAGIWHGAALGYVVWGIFHGLALVVHRLTDTISDRFKNLEQFWQNPLGIFVAWLLTQLMVFTSWIWFRLPNLQDSSLVIRHLWGYPADAQFAEKVYVEALNMSQYQLTWVLLTLAALMGVVYAFNRMLKLEFNWPLKLVFVPLCFYAVWLLAPEGSLPYIYFDF, encoded by the coding sequence ATGAACTTTATATCAATTTTCTATGGGCTGTTCTTGCTGAGTGTGTTAGGAATTTACTGGTCTTTAGCACAACATAAACTGCGATTGTGGACGCTGCTAATTGCCAGTTTGGTTTTCTATGCATCTTTGCACATCCAATACATCCCATTACTATTAGCATTGACGTTTATTAATTTCCGTGTGGGGCTGGAGATTGGGAAAAACACATCACCAGGAAAACATTCTCTTGACTGGCAAATTTCTAATGAAGAGTGGCAATTTGCCCAAGGTGATTGGAATCGTCGTCGTCTAAAACTTTTGTGGCTGGGGGTAACTCTAAATGTTTTACTATTATTAGCTTTTAAGTATTTTACCCCTTTATTTAAGTTTGTTTTTCATGTGCAAACAAATTCACCAGATAGCTCTTTTAAATTGATTGCACCCTTGGGAATTTCATTTTTTACCTTTGAATGCATTGCTTATTTAATAGATGTCTATCGTGGTGCCCCTGCGACTGAGCAGTTTCTCAAATTTGCCACCTACAAATTATTCTTCGCCAAACTGATTTCCGGCCCGATTACGCGCTACCACAACTTGGCAAATCAATTCAATACGCTAGACTTCCCCAGTGCCGATAGAGTATCTGAGGCGCTGTGGTTAATTGCTAGGGGCGCAGTCAAAAAAGGTATTTTGGCAGACCACCTGGGAATTTTCGTTGATTTATGTTTTGGTAATTTACAACGGGCGGGTAGTACCGATCTCTGGTTAGCTACATTCGCCTACGGCTTGCAATTATATCTAGATTTCAACGGTTACGTAGACATTGCCCGTGGTAGTGCTTTGCTTTTCGGCTTGGTTCTGCCTGAGAATTTTGACTTTCCCTACTTCAGCACCAATATTGGAGAATTTTGGCGGCGCTGGCACATGACTCTAGGAGATTGGCTACGTAACTATGTCTACTTTCCTTTGGGTGGTTCCCGTCGAGGTTTAGTCCGTACCTGCTGGAATTTATTTATTGTGATGCTAATCGCTGGTATCTGGCACGGTGCTGCCTTGGGTTATGTAGTTTGGGGTATATTCCACGGGTTAGCTTTGGTGGTTCATCGACTTACAGATACGATAAGCGATCGCTTTAAAAATCTAGAACAATTCTGGCAAAATCCTCTGGGTATCTTTGTCGCTTGGTTATTAACCCAACTGATGGTTTTTACCTCTTGGATCTGGTTCCGCTTACCTAATCTTCAAGACTCTTCTTTGGTAATTCGACATCTTTGGGGTTATCCAGCTGACGCCCAGTTTGCTGAAAAGGTCTATGTAGAAGCCTTAAATATGAGCCAATACCAACTTACTTGGGTACTTCTAACTTTAGCTGCCCTTATGGGTGTAGTCTATGCCTTCAACCGGATGCTGAAGTTAGAGTTTAATTGGCCCCTTAAGCTTGTCTTCGTCCCCCTATGTTTCTACGCTGTTTGGTTATTAGCTCCTGAAGGCAGTTTGCCCTACATCTACTTTGATTTTTAA
- the psbA gene encoding photosystem II q(b) protein, which translates to MTTTLQRRSGANVWDRFCEWITSTDNRIYVGWFGVLMIPTLLAATTCFVIAFIAAPPVDIDGIREPVAGSLIYGNNIISGAVVPSSNAIGLHFYPIWEAASLDEWLYNGGPYQLVVFHFLIGCATYLGRQWELSYRLGMRPWICVAYSAPLASATAVFLIYPIGQGSFSDGMPLGISGTFNFMIVFQAEHNILMHPFHMLGVAGVFGGSLFSAMHGSLVTSSLVRETTETESLNYGYKFGQEEETYNIVAAHGYFGRLIFQYASFQNSRQLHFLLAAWPVIGIWFTALGISTMAFNLNGFNFNQSIIDSQGRVISTWADVINRANLGMEVMHERNAHNFPLDLAAGEVTPVAMTAPAING; encoded by the coding sequence ATGACCACAACCTTACAACGGCGCTCTGGCGCTAACGTATGGGATCGCTTTTGCGAGTGGATCACCAGCACTGACAACCGTATTTATGTCGGTTGGTTCGGCGTACTGATGATTCCAACCCTGCTAGCTGCTACCACCTGCTTCGTAATTGCCTTCATCGCTGCTCCTCCTGTAGACATTGATGGTATCCGCGAACCAGTTGCAGGCTCTTTGATCTACGGAAACAACATCATCTCTGGTGCAGTTGTTCCTTCTTCAAACGCCATCGGCTTGCACTTCTACCCAATCTGGGAAGCTGCTTCCTTAGATGAGTGGTTATACAATGGTGGTCCTTACCAGTTGGTAGTTTTCCACTTCTTGATCGGTTGCGCTACCTACCTGGGTCGTCAGTGGGAACTTTCTTACCGCTTAGGTATGCGTCCTTGGATCTGCGTAGCTTACAGCGCACCTTTGGCTTCCGCTACCGCAGTATTCTTGATCTACCCCATCGGTCAAGGTTCTTTCTCTGATGGTATGCCTTTGGGTATATCTGGAACCTTCAACTTCATGATTGTGTTCCAAGCAGAACATAACATCTTGATGCACCCCTTCCACATGTTAGGTGTGGCTGGTGTATTCGGCGGTTCCTTGTTCTCTGCAATGCACGGTTCTCTTGTTACTTCTTCCTTGGTTCGTGAAACCACCGAAACCGAATCATTAAACTACGGTTATAAGTTCGGTCAAGAAGAAGAAACCTACAACATCGTTGCAGCCCACGGCTACTTCGGTCGTTTAATTTTCCAATACGCATCATTCCAAAACAGCCGTCAATTGCACTTCTTGCTCGCAGCTTGGCCTGTCATTGGTATCTGGTTTACCGCTTTGGGTATCAGCACAATGGCGTTCAACTTGAACGGTTTCAACTTCAACCAGTCAATCATTGACTCTCAAGGTCGCGTCATTAGCACCTGGGCAGACGTAATCAACCGCGCTAACTTGGGTATGGAAGTAATGCACGAGCGCAATGCTCACAACTTCCCCCTAGACTTAGCTGCTGGTGAAGTTACTCCTGTAGCAATGACTGCTCCTGCTATCAACGGTTAA
- a CDS encoding RNA-guided endonuclease InsQ/TnpB family protein: MKRTVSIPVNLPHERFLPLMGFCADIFNQQVDWALKERTWNKNKAHKALYADLRLQYPDVPSALLQTIRDNAMEAIKATKFKRVPRKKPTSGLRYDKRTMTLRGHQLTLSCIGKRVKLILEVPDYFKQVFGNWNFCGATLTYSKHSKQFWVRLVFESENPQTVSGKIQGIDRGLYHQAVTSDGQFFSSSQIRNTQRRYLFNRRKLQQKGTRSAKRRLKAMSGREKRFMSDTNHCVSKKLANQPDIAVFVLEDLSSIRTQRRGKKMNKWLGSWAFYQQEQFLAYKAEALGKRVVHQDPRHTSQKCNVCKHIKRTNRHKSKFHCRNCGYQTHADLNASKNVRDDYILSSTQGTEEQGSVDTPYVSGNSVS, encoded by the coding sequence ATGAAGCGTACCGTTTCCATTCCTGTCAACTTACCCCATGAGAGGTTTCTGCCTCTGATGGGTTTTTGTGCTGACATTTTTAATCAGCAGGTTGATTGGGCATTAAAAGAACGCACATGGAATAAAAACAAAGCTCATAAAGCGTTGTATGCCGACCTGAGATTGCAATATCCAGATGTGCCATCGGCACTCTTGCAAACAATTCGGGATAATGCGATGGAGGCAATCAAAGCTACTAAATTTAAGCGTGTTCCTAGAAAGAAGCCAACGTCAGGATTGAGGTATGACAAGCGCACAATGACACTGCGTGGACATCAACTAACCTTGTCCTGCATTGGTAAACGAGTAAAATTAATCTTAGAAGTTCCTGATTATTTCAAACAAGTTTTTGGGAATTGGAATTTTTGCGGTGCAACTTTAACTTATTCAAAGCACTCAAAACAGTTTTGGGTACGACTGGTTTTTGAATCGGAGAATCCGCAAACAGTTAGCGGGAAAATTCAGGGAATTGACCGAGGGCTTTACCACCAAGCAGTAACTTCTGATGGTCAATTCTTTTCTAGCTCCCAGATTAGAAATACTCAAAGACGTTACTTATTCAATCGTCGTAAACTCCAGCAAAAAGGCACTCGCAGTGCTAAACGTCGTTTAAAAGCGATGTCTGGACGCGAGAAGAGGTTTATGTCGGATACGAACCATTGTGTAAGTAAAAAGCTAGCCAACCAACCAGATATAGCGGTTTTTGTGCTTGAAGACTTGTCTAGTATTCGCACCCAGCGACGCGGTAAGAAAATGAATAAATGGTTGGGTAGTTGGGCGTTTTACCAACAAGAGCAGTTCTTGGCTTATAAGGCAGAAGCTTTGGGGAAACGAGTAGTACATCAAGACCCTCGGCACACCTCCCAAAAGTGCAATGTCTGTAAGCATATTAAAAGGACAAATCGCCATAAGTCTAAATTCCATTGCAGGAATTGTGGATATCAAACTCACGCGGATCTTAATGCTTCCAAGAATGTCCGCGATGACTATATTCTCTCCTCTACCCAAGGGACGGAGGAGCAGGGGTCAGTCGATACCCCGTATGTTTCGGGAAATTCTGTTTCCTAG
- a CDS encoding transposase: protein MKSISAVHIFSTFKDLKKRRFWGSGLWSYGTFYSSVGGASEEAVKQYIATQKQRG, encoded by the coding sequence ATGAAATCAATCTCTGCTGTGCATATATTTAGTACATTTAAGGATTTGAAAAAACGTCGCTTTTGGGGATCTGGATTGTGGAGTTATGGCACGTTTTACTCCTCTGTTGGTGGCGCGTCAGAGGAGGCAGTTAAACAATATATTGCAACTCAGAAGCAACGCGGATAG
- a CDS encoding PepSY domain-containing protein, producing the protein MATASLGDRILNSFNDLHYGTFWGLPSRIFYMFVGFAPLILLIVRKTPSPRGRGCKRG; encoded by the coding sequence ATGGCGACTGCATCATTAGGCGATCGCATCTTGAATTCCTTTAACGATTTGCACTATGGCACTTTCTGGGGACTTCCATCCCGTATTTTCTACATGTTTGTCGGATTTGCACCGTTAATTTTATTGATCGTGCGTAAAACCCCGTCCCCTCGTGGGCGGGGATGTAAGCGCGGTTAA
- a CDS encoding HupE/UreJ family protein — protein sequence MFKTKLSEPRAWSEFYTLKLMHRHIGAIASLILISLLSSLSGIPDHHTISNCWEGFLWGLADPVIGLDCLVGIIAIGLLSSVFVRGAVIAGCFVLAAVLGIVIHLFQVNLLGTEIAIAISTIVFGTMLMMPNQPNFMVLALVGVSAGLFQGYADAESIIGAGMMPLVAYILGISLTLFAVAMNAREIGGAMGMGEINRILPWKISIAGFGLCAIGIVFLSNSII from the coding sequence ATGTTCAAAACTAAATTATCAGAACCCCGTGCTTGGAGCGAATTTTACACCTTAAAGTTAATGCATCGTCATATTGGGGCGATCGCATCTCTAATCTTAATTAGCTTACTGAGTTCATTGAGTGGAATACCAGATCATCATACCATCTCTAACTGCTGGGAAGGCTTTCTCTGGGGACTGGCAGATCCAGTAATTGGCTTGGATTGTTTAGTTGGTATTATTGCTATTGGCTTACTCTCATCTGTGTTTGTTCGTGGTGCTGTGATAGCTGGATGTTTTGTTTTAGCAGCAGTCTTGGGCATTGTAATTCATTTATTCCAGGTAAATTTACTAGGCACAGAAATAGCCATCGCCATTTCTACCATCGTTTTTGGTACTATGCTGATGATGCCAAATCAACCAAACTTTATGGTACTTGCTCTGGTGGGCGTCAGTGCTGGTTTATTTCAGGGTTACGCTGATGCTGAATCTATTATTGGGGCAGGAATGATGCCACTAGTTGCCTATATACTAGGCATTAGCTTAACTCTGTTTGCGGTTGCCATGAATGCCAGAGAAATTGGTGGTGCGATGGGTATGGGAGAAATAAACCGAATTTTACCCTGGAAAATTAGCATTGCTGGCTTCGGTTTGTGTGCGATCGGGATCGTGTTTTTGAGCAATTCGATAATTTAA
- a CDS encoding endonuclease produces MADTSTKKWYRNNTVQSTIPSSAIDEFSESTSSEFEPREKVKADIARAIFYFYTIYRNQAERVDLNYFQNQRQTLCKWNQQDLPDITEIERSHAIA; encoded by the coding sequence ATAGCCGACACAAGTACTAAGAAATGGTATCGAAATAATACTGTTCAATCTACAATTCCTAGTAGTGCAATTGACGAGTTTAGCGAATCAACATCTTCTGAATTTGAGCCTAGAGAGAAAGTAAAAGCAGATATAGCCAGGGCAATTTTCTACTTTTACACCATTTATCGGAATCAGGCTGAGAGAGTAGACTTAAATTACTTTCAGAATCAGCGTCAGACTTTGTGTAAATGGAATCAGCAAGACCTCCCAGATATTACTGAAATAGAACGCAGTCATGCGATCGCTTAA
- a CDS encoding ATP-binding protein: MGWGLGLYWTQPRSAIFYITKPVGSGTGLGMSISYQIINKHDGQLKCISAPLQGTKFIIQIPIRIKSV; encoded by the coding sequence TTGGGTTGGGGGTTAGGTCTGTATTGGACTCAACCGAGAAGCGCTATATTTTATATAACTAAACCTGTTGGTTCAGGTACAGGTTTAGGGATGTCGATTAGCTACCAAATTATCAACAAGCATGATGGTCAACTCAAGTGTATTTCTGCACCGCTTCAAGGCACAAAGTTCATTATCCAGATTCCGATTCGGATAAAGTCTGTTTGA
- a CDS encoding ATP-binding protein has product MPKVECYPGQLNQVFMNILNNSIDTLKESIIGCHLLVVNAKIIGNQQLTTNNPQILIYTEILDSNQLIIRIADNSCGMTEEIMQKIFYL; this is encoded by the coding sequence TTGCCTAAAGTTGAGTGCTATCCTGGACAACTCAATCAAGTATTTATGAATATTCTGAATAATTCTATTGATACTTTGAAAGAATCAATAATTGGTTGTCATTTGTTAGTGGTCAATGCAAAAATAATTGGCAATCAACAACTGACAACTAACAATCCCCAGATTCTCATTTACACTGAGATTTTAGACAGCAATCAACTGATAATTCGGATTGCTGATAATAGCTGTGGGATGACAGAAGAAATAATGCAAAAAATATTTTATCTATAG
- a CDS encoding ABC transporter ATP-binding protein produces MAKSRRIAKLTAYLRPYWREASLGILALLSVNALGVYIPWLIRAGVDKLSTTFSWNQILHYVVIIVLLSSAMWLMRMASRIWLFGVGRQVEFDLKQRIFEHLLKLEPAYFASNTAGDLINRATSDVDNIKRLLGFAVLSLANTVFAYALTLPVMLTISVELTLAALAVYPFMFLLVSLFSDRLRKQQAAVQEQLSDISELIQEDISGIALIKIYAQEANERRAFAKKNQQLLTANLELAKLRNTLFPLIGGLANVSSLVIIWLGVGRMSSGTLQVGDFLALLIYVERLVFPTALLGFTITAYQRGEVSIDRLESILSVTPKIKDRADAIHLPVAELKGELTAKNLTYNYPGSTTPALENVNFTITPGETVAIVGAIGSGKSTLANALPRLLDIESGQLFLDGLDITKIALASLRGAIAYVPQDSFLFSTTIKNNIRYGDPISEQEQVESVAQLAQIESEINNFPQQYETLVGERGITLSGGQRQRTALARAMLVNAPVLILDDALSSVDNQTATQILKNLSGGTERKTVIFITHQLSAAAAADRIFVMEKGRIVQIGNHSQLVQQQGLYRTLWSQHQVEELLH; encoded by the coding sequence ATGGCAAAATCTCGACGAATCGCTAAACTCACTGCTTACCTACGACCCTATTGGCGGGAAGCGTCCTTAGGGATTCTCGCTTTGTTATCTGTCAATGCACTGGGCGTTTATATCCCTTGGTTGATTCGTGCTGGTGTTGACAAACTCTCGACAACCTTCAGCTGGAACCAAATCCTACATTACGTAGTAATCATTGTCTTGCTCAGTTCGGCAATGTGGCTAATGCGGATGGCATCCCGCATTTGGCTATTTGGGGTGGGGCGTCAAGTGGAATTTGACCTCAAACAACGGATTTTTGAACACTTACTCAAGCTGGAGCCAGCTTATTTTGCCAGTAATACTGCTGGTGATTTGATTAATCGGGCTACCAGTGATGTGGACAATATTAAGCGGTTATTGGGTTTTGCAGTTTTGAGTTTGGCAAATACGGTGTTTGCCTACGCCCTGACACTGCCAGTAATGCTAACGATTAGTGTGGAACTCACACTAGCCGCCCTGGCAGTGTACCCTTTTATGTTCTTGTTAGTGAGTCTGTTTAGCGATCGCTTACGCAAACAACAAGCAGCAGTCCAAGAGCAACTCTCTGACATCAGCGAACTCATCCAAGAGGATATCAGTGGCATTGCTTTAATTAAAATCTATGCCCAAGAAGCAAACGAGCGTCGAGCCTTTGCTAAGAAAAATCAGCAGCTATTGACTGCTAACCTAGAACTGGCAAAACTCCGAAATACACTGTTTCCGCTAATTGGCGGACTAGCCAATGTCAGCTCACTAGTCATCATCTGGCTAGGAGTAGGGCGGATGTCTTCTGGAACCCTTCAGGTTGGCGACTTTTTAGCACTGTTAATTTATGTAGAGCGTCTAGTTTTTCCTACTGCTCTTTTAGGATTCACAATTACTGCCTACCAACGGGGTGAAGTTAGTATCGATAGGCTTGAATCTATTCTCTCTGTCACACCGAAAATTAAAGACAGAGCCGATGCTATACATCTACCAGTGGCTGAACTTAAAGGGGAACTGACAGCTAAAAATCTCACCTACAATTACCCTGGTTCCACTACTCCAGCTTTAGAAAATGTTAACTTTACCATTACTCCGGGAGAAACCGTGGCAATTGTTGGGGCCATTGGTTCAGGGAAATCTACTTTGGCGAATGCTTTGCCGCGCTTGTTGGATATTGAATCAGGACAATTGTTTTTAGATGGGCTGGATATTACTAAGATAGCTTTGGCTTCTTTACGAGGTGCGATCGCCTACGTTCCTCAAGATAGCTTTTTATTTAGCACTACAATCAAAAATAATATCCGCTACGGTGACCCAATTAGCGAACAAGAGCAGGTAGAATCTGTCGCTCAACTTGCCCAAATTGAATCAGAAATTAACAATTTTCCCCAGCAATACGAAACTCTCGTTGGTGAACGCGGTATTACTCTTTCTGGCGGTCAACGACAACGGACTGCCTTGGCTAGAGCGATGCTAGTCAATGCGCCAGTGTTAATTTTAGATGATGCCCTCTCTAGTGTGGATAATCAAACAGCCACACAAATCCTCAAAAATCTCTCTGGTGGTACTGAACGCAAAACAGTAATTTTCATTACTCATCAATTATCGGCAGCGGCAGCTGCTGACCGAATTTTTGTAATGGAAAAGGGAAGAATTGTTCAGATAGGCAATCATTCACAACTAGTGCAACAACAGGGTCTGTACAGAACTTTGTGGAGCCAGCATCAAGTTGAGGAATTACTGCACTAG
- the galE gene encoding UDP-glucose 4-epimerase GalE — protein sequence MSSGKPTILVTGGAGYIGSHTVLALKQAGYNVVILDNLVYGHRDLVETVLQVELIVGDTGDRALLDHLFKTRDIAAVMHFSAYAYVGESVTDPAKYYRNNVVGTLTLLEAMLTASVKKFVFSSTCATYGVPEFVPIPETHPQNPINPYGATKLMVERILSDFDVAYGFQSVRFRYFNAAGANPSGLLGEDHNPETHLIPLVLMTALGKRESISIFGTDYPTPDGTCIRDYIHVNDLADAHILGLEYLLKGGDSEVFNLGNGSGFSVREVIAAAEQVTGISIPVEERDRRPGDPPILIGTSEKARTILGWQPQYLSIKDIVAHAWQWHQKRHN from the coding sequence ATGTCGTCTGGAAAGCCTACCATTTTGGTAACGGGGGGAGCTGGATATATTGGTTCTCATACAGTGCTTGCTTTGAAGCAAGCGGGTTATAACGTTGTCATCCTTGATAATCTGGTCTATGGGCATCGTGACCTGGTAGAAACGGTTTTACAGGTAGAACTGATAGTAGGGGATACAGGCGATCGCGCCTTGCTAGATCACCTATTTAAAACCCGCGATATTGCCGCTGTGATGCACTTTTCTGCATACGCTTACGTAGGAGAATCGGTGACTGACCCAGCTAAATATTACCGCAATAACGTTGTTGGTACTTTGACTCTGTTAGAAGCGATGCTGACAGCATCTGTGAAGAAATTTGTCTTCTCTTCTACCTGTGCCACCTATGGTGTACCGGAATTTGTACCCATTCCAGAAACCCATCCCCAAAATCCGATTAATCCCTATGGCGCTACAAAGCTAATGGTAGAGCGGATTCTCTCTGATTTTGATGTTGCTTACGGTTTCCAATCAGTACGTTTCCGCTATTTTAATGCTGCTGGTGCTAATCCCAGTGGTTTGCTTGGCGAAGATCACAACCCAGAAACCCATTTGATTCCCTTGGTGCTGATGACAGCTTTAGGCAAACGAGAATCTATCTCAATTTTCGGCACCGATTACCCCACGCCTGATGGTACTTGTATTCGCGATTATATTCATGTTAACGACTTAGCAGATGCCCATATTTTGGGATTGGAATATTTATTAAAAGGTGGCGATAGCGAAGTTTTCAATTTAGGTAATGGCAGCGGCTTCTCCGTCAGAGAAGTAATTGCAGCAGCCGAACAGGTGACAGGAATTTCCATACCAGTCGAAGAACGCGATCGCCGTCCTGGCGATCCCCCAATTCTCATTGGCACCAGCGAGAAAGCCAGAACAATCTTAGGCTGGCAACCTCAGTACCTTTCCATAAAAGATATTGTCGCTCATGCGTGGCAGTGGCATCAAAAGCGACACAATTAG
- a CDS encoding urease accessory protein UreH domain-containing protein yields MVDLLLITILGFLGSFGHCFGMCGPLTVAFSLSHQPKVSQKASLGRISTLEKSDTWQQQLKFHLLLNLGRMLSYALVGAGIGALGSVLLQGGQLAGVGSDFRRWMAIITGVMLIWFGLGQVKPDLLPRIPVLHPLLQGSLHDRLSAGMIKLSFKTKWWTPMLLGMTWGLMPCGFLYAAQIKAAQTGNLWMGGATMLAFGLGTLPTMLGVGVSTSLVSKDRRSQLFRLGGWVTLTIGVITLLRTGDTMVDYTGHAALFCLILALIARPISGLWASLLRYRRALGVGAFVLSVVHTAHMIEHSLQWNFAAFDFMPSEFQWGMAAGAVALVLMSPAAFTSWESLQKSLGKRWRQIHLLGVPALLLSAIHAVLIGSHYLGSLQSTWGNKLAAVLMGIITLSVLLVRSRFFWSKLAVEKFYVPPTKSR; encoded by the coding sequence ATGGTAGATTTATTGCTGATCACAATCCTGGGGTTCCTGGGGAGTTTTGGACATTGCTTTGGGATGTGTGGCCCTCTAACAGTGGCGTTTTCCCTGTCTCATCAGCCAAAAGTTTCACAAAAAGCTTCCTTGGGACGGATATCAACCTTAGAAAAGTCCGACACTTGGCAACAGCAATTAAAATTTCATCTTTTGCTAAACCTGGGGCGGATGTTGAGCTATGCTCTAGTCGGTGCTGGGATTGGGGCGCTGGGTTCGGTATTGTTGCAAGGTGGACAGCTAGCGGGTGTTGGCAGCGACTTCCGGCGCTGGATGGCAATTATAACTGGTGTAATGCTGATTTGGTTTGGCTTAGGACAAGTAAAACCCGATTTGCTGCCGCGCATTCCCGTGTTACATCCCTTATTACAAGGTAGTTTACACGATCGCCTCAGCGCGGGAATGATTAAGCTTTCCTTCAAAACCAAATGGTGGACGCCAATGCTTCTAGGAATGACTTGGGGTTTAATGCCCTGTGGTTTCCTGTATGCTGCCCAAATTAAAGCCGCCCAAACTGGCAATTTATGGATGGGTGGGGCAACTATGCTGGCTTTTGGCTTGGGAACCCTGCCCACGATGCTGGGTGTAGGCGTTTCCACATCATTGGTAAGTAAAGACAGGCGCAGTCAGTTGTTTCGATTAGGCGGTTGGGTGACACTCACCATTGGCGTGATCACCTTGTTGCGGACTGGTGACACAATGGTTGATTACACCGGACACGCCGCTTTATTTTGCTTAATCTTGGCGCTAATTGCGCGTCCTATTAGTGGGTTGTGGGCTTCACTACTGCGTTATCGCCGCGCCTTGGGAGTGGGAGCTTTTGTGCTTTCTGTGGTTCACACCGCCCACATGATAGAACACTCATTGCAATGGAATTTTGCCGCCTTTGATTTTATGCCGTCAGAATTTCAGTGGGGTATGGCTGCGGGTGCTGTAGCATTGGTATTAATGTCCCCCGCTGCTTTTACGAGTTGGGAATCCTTGCAGAAATCTTTGGGCAAGCGTTGGCGACAGATTCATCTATTGGGTGTGCCAGCCTTGCTCTTGAGTGCCATTCATGCTGTGTTGATTGGTTCCCATTACCTGGGTTCCTTGCAATCAACTTGGGGAAATAAATTAGCGGCAGTACTGATGGGAATTATTACCCTCAGTGTCTTGCTAGTACGTTCGCGCTTTTTTTGGTCAAAGTTAGCCGTAGAAAAGTTTTATGTTCCCCCAACCAAATCGCGGTAA